One genomic segment of Ricinus communis isolate WT05 ecotype wild-type chromosome 5, ASM1957865v1, whole genome shotgun sequence includes these proteins:
- the LOC8280148 gene encoding pentatricopeptide repeat-containing protein At1g31790, translating to MSVSSSKLYSVGARQCINADQSTKKNITAPNHTKLPPLRTPNIKPINHLPAKKSCSSSDIMRLMDSLCHPIPPDIYTSLIKECTLTSDSTEALCLHSHLISQTNLKLTPPLVHRLLLMHVSCGQLDIARNLFDKMPLKKDFISWVIVIVGCFSNSKYEAGINLFIDMLLQHSVYDGLMFDLNTWNIIILCIIKCCIYSMNISLGKQVHGILFKVGLTSEISFNVSLMDFYGKLGCLEDVNSVFNKLDNHNTATWTAKIVNSCRNQRFYEVIEDFKEMGEAGIKRNSFTVSSVLRACARMGDGGNCGKQVHVIVIKLGLESDAFVQCGLIAMYGKCGMIRKAKKVFELVIDKTNTACWNALLMAYVRNELFIEAMKLLYQMEAAKIQVNESLLDHVRIACGTKL from the coding sequence ATGTCAGTTTCCTCCTCCAAGTTATACTCAGTAGGAGCAAGGCAGTGTATCAACGCCGATCAAAGCACCAAAAAGAACATTACTGCTCCAAATCACACTAAATTACCACCTCTCAGAACCCCAAATATTAAACCCATAAACCATCTTCCCGCAAAAAAGAGCTGCTCAAGCTCAGACATTATGAGGTTAATGGACAGCCTATGCCACCCTATACCACCAGACATCTACACTTCTCTTATCAAAGAATGCACACTGACATCTGATTCCACTGAAGCTCTCTGCTTGCATTCTCACCTCATCAGCCAGACCAACCTCAAACTCACCCCTCCTTTGGTCCACCGCCTACTTCTTATGCACGTATCATGTGGGCAGTTAGACATTGCTCGCAACCTGTTTGATAAAATGCCGCTCAAGAAAGACTTTATCTCTTGGGTTATTGTCATTGTTGGTTGTTTCAGCAACTCGAAATATGAAGCGGGTATTAATTTGTTCATCGACATGTTACTTCAACACAGTGTTTATGATGGCCTCATGTTTGATTTGAACACATGGAATATTATTATACTCTGTATTATCAAGTGTTGTATATACAGTATGAACATCAGTTTAGGGAAGCAGGTACACGGGATACTATTTAAAGTAGGCCTTACTagtgaaatttcttttaatgtttcaTTGATGGATTTTTATGGGAAACTTGGGTGTCTAGAAGATGTTAACTCTGTGTTTAATAAGCTTGATAATCATAACACTGCTACTTGGACGGCTAAGATAGTGAATAGTTGTAGAAATCAACGTTTCTATGAGGTAATAGAGGATTTTAAAGAGATGGGAGAGGCTGGAATTAAGAGGAATAGTTTTACTGTTTCTAGTGTACTGAGGGCATGTGCTAGGATGGGTGATGGTGGAAATTGTGGTAAACAAGTCCATGTCATTGTCATCAAGCTAGGGCTAGAATCAGATGCTTTTGTGCAGTGTGGATTGATTGCCATGTATGGGAAATGCGGGATGATTAGGAAGGCCAAGAAAGTTTTCGAATTGGTCATTGATAAAACAAACACTGCATGTTGGAATGCTTTGCTTATGGCTTATGTGCGGAATGAGTTGTTTATTGAGGCAATGAAGCTTCTGTATCAGATGGAAGCAGCTAAGATACAGGTCAACGAATCACTATTAGATCATGTTAGGATTGCCTGTGGTACTAAACTCTGA